A genomic segment from Thiomicrorhabdus aquaedulcis encodes:
- a CDS encoding transglutaminase-like cysteine peptidase, whose protein sequence is MRFISDIDHWGIKDYWATPVEFLATDAGDCEDYVIAKYFTLKALGVAESKLYLTYVKAVKLNQAHMVLTYFENPKSIPLVLDNLNSKIFPATQRKDLLPVYSFNGDGLWLAKERGKGQSVSSGTSKLTQWNNLLKKLETSQP, encoded by the coding sequence GTGCGTTTTATTTCGGACATAGATCACTGGGGCATCAAAGACTACTGGGCTACCCCGGTGGAGTTTTTAGCCACCGATGCGGGCGATTGTGAAGATTATGTAATCGCCAAATACTTTACCTTAAAAGCCCTTGGCGTAGCCGAATCTAAGTTGTATTTAACCTACGTTAAAGCCGTTAAACTCAACCAAGCGCATATGGTTTTAACGTACTTTGAAAACCCAAAATCAATACCGCTGGTTTTAGACAACTTAAACAGCAAAATTTTTCCGGCCACGCAACGTAAAGATTTGTTGCCGGTGTACAGTTTTAACGGTGACGGCTTATGGTTGGCCAAAGAGCGTGGCAAAGGCCAGTCGGTTTCTAGCGGAACCTCTAAACTTACGCAATGGAACAACTTGCTAAAAAAGCTGGAAACATCGCAACCATGA
- a CDS encoding iron-containing alcohol dehydrogenase, giving the protein MHSQHNSSAIAPFVFASMPQVRFGWGVRHNLAQHVVHLYGQKVVLICSGFLAQPGQFGHTLTDDLQNLGGQVTLLSLSGEPSPETVDTIVKQCSPHADLVIGLGGGSVLDAAKAVAGLIPSQTSVMDYLEGVGAGKAFEVNTCPFIALPTTAGTGSETTKNAVLSRLGAFKKSFRDDKLLAKEAWLDPELLITCPKDILYATGMDAFTQLLESYTTLKANPITDALAWQGMMLFKGAFEAIDSEHAEQQQQGYGRLMLAASLSGTTLANGGLGAVHGLAGPIGAFFDAPHGLVCARLLSPITALNLQSLQQSTDPQHKTILAKYQQIEQLFDSPGLVNTLNEYAQRYTPQGLAHYGLRADNLAPVLAACRSGSMLGNPITLSDAQLTQALLSAL; this is encoded by the coding sequence ATGCACAGCCAGCACAATTCATCCGCCATCGCACCCTTTGTCTTTGCCAGCATGCCCCAAGTGCGTTTTGGCTGGGGAGTTCGCCACAACTTGGCTCAACACGTTGTGCATTTGTACGGTCAAAAAGTGGTGCTTATTTGCAGCGGGTTTTTAGCCCAACCGGGTCAATTTGGTCATACCCTAACAGACGATTTACAAAACTTAGGCGGACAAGTCACTCTATTAAGTTTAAGCGGTGAGCCATCGCCCGAAACCGTGGATACCATTGTTAAGCAATGCTCGCCCCATGCCGACTTGGTAATAGGGTTGGGCGGCGGCAGTGTGCTGGATGCCGCCAAAGCGGTTGCTGGATTAATTCCCAGTCAAACCTCGGTAATGGATTATTTAGAAGGCGTGGGTGCGGGCAAAGCCTTTGAGGTAAACACCTGCCCGTTTATCGCGCTGCCCACCACCGCTGGCACGGGCAGCGAAACCACCAAAAATGCGGTTTTATCGCGATTGGGTGCGTTTAAAAAGTCGTTTCGTGATGACAAACTGCTGGCCAAAGAAGCCTGGCTTGACCCCGAACTGCTTATTACCTGCCCCAAAGACATTTTGTACGCCACGGGCATGGACGCGTTCACCCAATTGTTGGAATCGTATACCACGCTTAAAGCCAACCCCATTACCGACGCCTTAGCCTGGCAAGGCATGATGCTGTTTAAAGGCGCGTTTGAGGCCATTGACAGTGAGCATGCCGAGCAACAGCAACAGGGTTACGGGCGTTTAATGTTGGCGGCTTCGCTGTCGGGCACGACGCTTGCCAACGGCGGCTTGGGCGCGGTGCACGGTTTGGCCGGGCCTATTGGGGCATTTTTTGATGCCCCGCACGGACTGGTGTGCGCCAGACTGCTATCGCCCATTACCGCACTTAACCTGCAAAGCTTGCAGCAGTCCACCGACCCACAACATAAAACCATCTTGGCTAAATACCAGCAAATTGAACAGCTATTTGATTCACCAGGCCTGGTCAACACCTTAAATGAGTACGCACAACGCTATACTCCACAAGGTTTAGCCCATTATGGCTTACGTGCCGACAACCTTGCCCCAGTGTTGGCCGCGTGTCGCAGTGGCAGTATGTTGGGCAATCCCATCACGCTGAGCGACGCGCAACTTACCCAAGCCTTACTTAGCGCGCTGTAA
- the rep gene encoding DNA helicase Rep produces the protein MHSLNDRQREAVKHIDTPALVLAGAGSGKTRVITEKIAYLIRQCEVKAHNIYALTFTNKSAREMKERVTKLLKDENSKGLNVSTFHNLGLNIIRQEYQALGYKPSFSIMDAADSGQILKELMFKQALDPEVLDGVQWQISGWKNQHISPQTALEQAQDAQEQARALLYGAYQKQLKAYNAVDFDDLIGLPVKLFSEHPAILDKWQNKVRYLLVDEYQDTNAAQYALVKQLVGIRGRFTVVGDDDQSIYAWRGAQPENLALLQSDYPALKLIKLEQNYRSSNRILKSANQLIANNPHLFEKALWSDMGEGDLLRVIACANENQEAERVVSEIIVHKFKHRTKNKDYAILYRGNHQARLMERALREQNIPYVISGGKSFFDHAEIKDVMSYLKLVVNPDDDAAFLRIVNTPRREIGAGTLEKLATYATGRDISLFDATQEFGITSVLSDKALSRVQHFGQQLLNWIQAADHASGEEVTAFVRQLIETIEYDNWIHENASSPKTAEKRIGNVRDLTLWIERIIKKALEEDGEDKKLKSIVTHMTLMDMMERNESEKEHDMVSLMTLHASKGLEFPHVFLIGMEEELLPHKQNMESPGLEEERRLAYVGITRAQKTLTMTYASKRRKYGEDMSCDPSRFIEELPQEILKWEGKPGVVISKEEQLETGNAHLSNLKSMLKKP, from the coding sequence ATGCACAGTTTAAATGACCGCCAACGTGAAGCCGTTAAACACATTGACACCCCTGCTTTGGTGTTAGCCGGCGCGGGTTCGGGTAAGACGCGGGTAATTACCGAGAAAATTGCCTATTTAATTCGCCAATGCGAGGTAAAAGCGCACAACATTTACGCGCTGACTTTTACTAACAAGTCGGCGCGCGAGATGAAAGAGCGTGTGACCAAACTGTTAAAAGACGAAAACAGCAAAGGCTTAAACGTTTCGACCTTTCATAACTTGGGGCTTAATATTATTCGCCAAGAGTATCAAGCGCTGGGCTATAAGCCGAGTTTTTCGATTATGGATGCGGCCGACAGTGGCCAAATTTTAAAAGAGTTGATGTTTAAGCAAGCCCTCGACCCCGAAGTGTTGGACGGTGTGCAATGGCAGATTTCGGGCTGGAAAAACCAACACATTAGCCCGCAAACGGCATTAGAACAAGCGCAAGATGCGCAAGAACAGGCGCGCGCGTTGCTGTACGGCGCGTACCAAAAGCAGTTAAAAGCCTACAACGCAGTGGACTTTGACGACTTAATTGGCTTACCCGTTAAACTGTTTAGTGAACACCCTGCCATTTTGGACAAATGGCAAAATAAAGTGCGTTACTTATTGGTAGACGAATACCAAGACACCAACGCCGCGCAATATGCGTTGGTAAAACAGTTGGTGGGCATTCGTGGCCGTTTTACCGTGGTGGGCGACGATGATCAATCCATTTACGCCTGGCGTGGCGCGCAACCCGAAAACTTGGCGTTGTTGCAAAGCGATTATCCGGCGTTAAAACTCATTAAACTTGAGCAAAACTACCGCTCGAGCAACCGCATCTTAAAGTCGGCCAACCAACTGATTGCCAATAATCCGCATTTATTCGAAAAAGCCCTGTGGAGCGACATGGGCGAAGGCGACCTTTTGCGGGTGATTGCCTGCGCCAACGAAAATCAAGAAGCCGAACGCGTGGTGTCCGAAATTATTGTGCATAAATTTAAACATCGCACCAAAAACAAAGACTACGCCATTTTGTATCGCGGCAATCACCAGGCCAGGTTAATGGAACGCGCTTTGCGCGAACAGAACATTCCGTATGTGATCTCGGGCGGTAAATCGTTTTTTGACCACGCCGAAATAAAAGACGTTATGAGTTATTTAAAACTGGTGGTTAACCCCGACGACGACGCGGCGTTTTTGCGCATTGTAAACACCCCTCGCCGAGAGATTGGTGCGGGCACACTCGAAAAACTCGCCACTTACGCTACCGGTCGCGACATTAGTTTGTTTGACGCCACGCAAGAGTTTGGCATTACCTCGGTATTGTCCGACAAAGCCTTAAGCCGCGTGCAGCACTTTGGCCAACAGCTGTTAAATTGGATACAAGCCGCTGACCACGCCAGCGGCGAAGAAGTCACCGCCTTTGTACGCCAGTTAATTGAAACCATTGAGTACGATAATTGGATTCACGAAAACGCCAGCAGTCCAAAAACGGCCGAAAAACGCATTGGCAACGTGCGCGATTTAACCCTGTGGATTGAGCGCATTATTAAAAAGGCGTTAGAAGAAGACGGTGAGGACAAAAAACTTAAATCGATTGTGACTCACATGACCTTAATGGACATGATGGAACGCAATGAGTCCGAAAAAGAGCACGACATGGTCAGCCTAATGACCTTGCACGCCAGCAAAGGCTTGGAGTTTCCGCATGTGTTTTTAATTGGCATGGAAGAAGAACTGCTGCCCCACAAACAAAACATGGAATCACCAGGCCTGGAGGAAGAACGTCGCTTGGCGTACGTGGGCATCACCCGCGCCCAAAAAACCTTAACCATGACCTACGCCTCCAAACGCCGCAAATACGGCGAAGACATGAGCTGCGACCCCAGCCGGTTTATTGAAGAACTGCCGCAAGAGATTTTAAAATGGGAAGGCAAACCCGGCGTGGTGATTAGCAAAGAAGAACAACTCGAAACCGGCAACGCCCATTTGTCTAATTTGAAATCGATGCTTAAAAAGCCTTAA
- a CDS encoding class I SAM-dependent methyltransferase, whose amino-acid sequence MATIDELKKDLLIQTQLMGKPLKFATTWGIFSPREIDSGTDLFLKYLDINDDEVVLDIGCGYGPLGLAIAANAPNGQVHMVDKDFVAVDYANKNAQLNHLPNAKAYLSNGLSAVPKELQFTTVVSNVPAKVGKEMLAILLHDVHRQLAPGGQFVVVTINGLRDYMKRNFIEVFGNYDKVKQGKDYTISRCVKPMSTGK is encoded by the coding sequence GTGGCCACCATTGACGAACTTAAAAAAGACCTACTCATTCAAACCCAACTCATGGGCAAACCGCTTAAATTTGCCACCACCTGGGGCATTTTTAGCCCAAGAGAGATCGATTCGGGCACCGATCTGTTTTTAAAATACCTAGACATTAACGACGACGAAGTGGTGCTAGACATCGGTTGTGGGTACGGCCCTTTAGGATTAGCGATTGCCGCCAACGCGCCCAACGGTCAAGTACACATGGTTGATAAAGACTTTGTCGCGGTCGATTACGCCAATAAAAATGCCCAGCTCAATCACCTGCCCAACGCCAAAGCCTATTTGTCTAACGGACTAAGCGCCGTGCCAAAAGAGCTGCAATTTACCACCGTAGTGTCCAATGTACCCGCCAAAGTAGGCAAAGAGATGTTAGCGATTTTATTACACGATGTGCATCGCCAACTCGCCCCAGGTGGACAATTTGTGGTGGTCACCATTAACGGCCTACGCGACTACATGAAACGTAACTTTATTGAAGTCTTTGGCAACTACGACAAAGTAAAACAAGGCAAAGACTACACCATTTCACGCTGTGTAAAGCCTATGAGTACAGGAAAATAA
- a CDS encoding ATP-binding protein, with protein MPVELSLEHLRSLLRELCHLSAETEWVEFKHNADILMIGEYISALANSAALLGKQSAYLVYGVDDANHQVIGTAFKPSVEKYKQQEVENWLLQKLSPKIHFRFYEFYAGEHDDLPVVILEIQPATHNPVQFDGIEYIRIGSYKKKLKEFPEKERALWRVFDKTPFEQQFAALNVSADEVLKLLEYPAYFDLTGLPLPDNRAGILSALKVERLIKEVQGGFWHITNLGAILFAKKLQNFEHLGRKAVRLVQYKENSRIETVREFEGNKGYAVGFEGLMDYLKTLLPSNEEIGRAFRKEVPMYPELAIRELVANAIIHQDFSISGTGPMIEVFESRMEITNPGVPLVAVERFLDSPPQSRNEALASFMRRIKICEERGSGIDKVVFQTELYQLPAPVFEVTDKHTRSILFSYKVFAEMNKEERIHACYLHCCLRYVNREPMNNGSLRQRFGIEQKNQAQASRIIRDAMEAKLLKPFDPDVGTKAMRYIPWWA; from the coding sequence ATGCCAGTTGAATTAAGCTTAGAACACCTGCGCAGTTTATTGAGGGAGTTGTGCCATCTCTCAGCTGAAACCGAATGGGTGGAGTTTAAGCACAATGCCGATATTTTAATGATTGGGGAGTATATCTCGGCGTTAGCCAACTCGGCCGCATTATTGGGTAAGCAGAGTGCCTATTTGGTTTATGGGGTGGATGATGCGAATCACCAAGTGATTGGCACGGCATTTAAGCCGTCGGTTGAAAAATATAAACAGCAAGAAGTCGAAAACTGGTTGTTGCAAAAACTATCGCCCAAGATTCATTTTCGTTTTTATGAGTTTTATGCCGGTGAACACGACGATTTACCGGTTGTGATTCTCGAGATTCAGCCTGCTACTCATAACCCTGTGCAGTTTGATGGCATTGAGTATATTCGTATAGGTTCATATAAAAAGAAGCTAAAAGAGTTTCCTGAAAAAGAGCGCGCCTTATGGCGAGTGTTCGATAAAACCCCGTTTGAACAGCAGTTTGCGGCCTTGAATGTAAGCGCAGATGAGGTATTAAAACTGTTGGAATATCCAGCTTATTTTGATTTAACAGGCCTGCCATTACCGGATAACCGAGCAGGTATCTTGAGCGCATTAAAAGTGGAGCGTTTGATTAAAGAAGTGCAGGGCGGTTTTTGGCATATTACCAATTTGGGTGCGATTTTGTTCGCCAAAAAACTGCAAAACTTTGAGCATTTGGGGCGTAAAGCGGTGCGCTTGGTGCAGTATAAGGAAAATAGTCGTATAGAAACTGTGCGCGAGTTTGAGGGCAATAAGGGCTATGCGGTTGGGTTTGAAGGGTTGATGGATTATTTAAAAACCCTGTTGCCATCAAATGAGGAAATTGGCCGAGCGTTTCGTAAAGAGGTGCCAATGTATCCTGAGTTGGCAATTCGTGAGTTGGTGGCAAATGCCATTATTCATCAAGATTTTTCGATTAGTGGTACAGGCCCGATGATTGAGGTTTTTGAATCACGCATGGAGATTACAAATCCTGGCGTGCCGTTAGTCGCCGTTGAGCGCTTTTTGGATTCGCCACCGCAAAGCCGAAATGAAGCTCTGGCTTCGTTTATGCGCCGTATTAAGATTTGTGAAGAGCGTGGCTCGGGTATTGATAAGGTCGTGTTTCAGACCGAGTTGTATCAACTGCCCGCACCCGTGTTTGAAGTAACCGATAAACACACGCGCAGCATTTTGTTTAGCTATAAAGTCTTTGCAGAAATGAACAAGGAAGAACGAATACACGCGTGTTATTTACACTGCTGTTTGCGTTATGTGAATCGTGAGCCGATGAATAACGGCTCATTACGCCAGAGGTTTGGTATTGAACAAAAAAACCAAGCGCAGGCGAGCCGAATAATTAGGGATGCGATGGAGGCTAAACTTTTAAAGCCTTTCGATCCTGATGTGGGAACAAAAGCCATGCGTTACATTCCTTGGTGGGCTTAA